From the Corythoichthys intestinalis isolate RoL2023-P3 chromosome 6, ASM3026506v1, whole genome shotgun sequence genome, the window ctcccgccgatgGGACATGACCGGAACACCTATCCGGGGAGGCGTCCAAGagacatccgaaccagatgcccgagcctactcaactggctcctctcaacgcagaggAGAAGCGGTTCGACACAGATTCCCATAAAGATGACTGAGCTTCTTACCCTATCTCTAAAGGAGAgctcggacaccctgcggaggaaactcattttggcagCTGGTATCCGGCAACTTGTCCTTTCGGTCACGgcacacagctcgtgaccataggtgaaggTGGGAACGTAGAACCTTTTGGATCAGCTCCTttatcaccactacggaccggtgcagagtccacatcactgcagacgctacaccgatccgcctgtcgttctcccgctccctcataccctcacttgtgaacaagaccccaagatacttgaactccttcacttggggcaggatctcatccctgacccagagagggcacgccacccttttctcaCTGAGGACAATGGTCTCGAATTTGGAGTTGCTGATCTTCAtctcaaccgcttcacactcggctgcaaaccgctccagtgagagttggaagtcacagcttgatgaagccaacagcacaacatcatctgcaaaaagcagagatggaatgctgaggccaccaaaccggaccccctcaacgcttcggctgtgcctacaaattctgtccataaaagaaagaatcggtgacaaagggcagccttggcagagTCTAACTCTCACTTACTGCCAGCAAtgcagaccaaactctgacaccggtcgtagggaccgaacagcccttaccaaggggctccgtaccccgtactcccggagcaccccacacaggactccccgaggcacacggtcgaccgccttctccaaatctacaaaacacatgtagactggttgggcgaactcccatgcaccctcgagggccctgccaagggtgtagagctggtcaactgttccacggccgggacaaaaaccacactgcttaTCCTGAATCCAAGATTGCTATATCCTGAAAATATACGTGATAATCTCTGCatctggtgatttttgtgcagctcgcgtaaaatttgagaattttatagccattttaagttttgttgtacttgtataaaaaataattaatttggattttattagggaatggCTTTCAATTGGTTTAATGTCGCTTCTCATTGAGACTCATATAtgactaagggaggtgcctgttttgggtttaggtcgctagcagcttcggttttgaaaatatttgaataagaGCTGTCCCGACGAGTCGACATAgtggacgtcatcgatgacgtaaatccgtcgacgagcacaacatcccgtcgacggttaatgaagggtttaaaaaaatatatgcgtggaaagttcagaatgtcggacgcttggtatgcaagcggggaaagcggcacaaagccaaaaaaaagcgcaccagagagtccaaaacattgacttatttttaaagaaacaaaggagggtacactgttgtgttctgtctcttcaatgccaagcttggctgcacgtcggccgtgaatgataacggcaggagattgtaagtccatctaactaactaatgacatgttttatgaaagttgctaagcctgtcgcgatatgcaatgagtccatttatcgcatggtaaataaaaatgagggcggtcattttcacggctgcattttatcgctgcgcgcgcgtgcgtgcatccatttgtgcgtgcgtgctgatggcatatgagactccagttcatttctctcatcaacacgctgtagaattaaagttcagacatacaaaataagaaaacacatctatattaaacactatatacgttagcattgctacattgaggtgaatggggaaaaaagacgacctactttagccggctataaaacaggcagccttctccaaaacttgcagttaaaaggtgacacttcaaacatgaaaaaacgctggttaacagcatttgcaaaaggaacAAAATCTatgactgacaccacatgcaatcacaaaaagtgctttttttgcggagtgtaaagattaaattagcggtttagcgaacgtacttccggtgagcatttcaaaataaaagcatgtcatgttcgtcatataaataacgatttctgaagttaatcccacatacttcagaattggattctacactaaggatacctttaaaatgacacactttatgaaaagtctgtttggcaatgaataattattataatactattatatataatacTACTATAATATTAGtgctaggtattttttttaagaattgttttgaatcatgttggaaaggtgaagtcagtgttttgaatctgtttacattccattcttttgcacaagtgaattctatcagcatttgaagtcattgtttatttgtgatttattattgttatttatctgtttatttgtacttcaataaagaatttaagtgttccaaaatatttttgtggattgataagcgtcaacaaaaatgtcattgctaaattagtaaaaaaaaaaattttttttttttaattataagattagtcgactaatcgggagaaaattagtcgtttgggacagccctaatttgaattttacgttttgaaaataggccccgtgtcccgagccccgtgtcccatcaactgatagtgaagtcagtCAATGTCAATTCAAGTCAAGTCAATGACATTcacacaaagttttttttttttttttttcagaatccACACTGAATGTGTTctgtgtcattttttaaaaatgattttaaatttgTCATAAACTACGTGCCTTGGCAcaagaaataaaaattaaaggGCAACGTAACAACGGCCTATGAACATCTTTCAGGAATTTGTTCATAAATTGGGGAGTGTCTGTTAAATCATTgtgtgtgcgtttttttttttttttttttaatctttgatCAATGGAGATTTTAAAAAGGGGCACAGGTCGTTACCCACCCTCGTCCTCGCGTTAAGTCTCTGGGTCGCCAAACGGACATCGACTTCGATCCATAATGAAAGGCTCCGTGAAGGATGGTTTGAGCAAGATACGAGAAGGCCCCCCGGTTCGAAAAGAGAACTAGCGGAATGCAGTGGAAAGCCGTCGGGGGGCTTTGGAGGGTCAGGTCGGGGCCTGCGTCAGAGGATCCCCCCTTGCTTCCTTTCCCTCGCCTGGTCTCATCGGACCGCCTTGTGCTTTCCCCCGCAGCAGCCGCACCGCTCGCCGCAACGCAGGCAGGCGCGTAAAGGCAGGTAGCAGCACATGCAGGGCACGAAGAGCGACAGGGCCAGGAGGGCCAACCAGCGGGCACAGCACAGGGGGTGCGGGTGGCCCCCCATGGAGTCGTCGCAGGAGCACGGCTCCCAGAACTCACCCTCGGAGTCCGACATGCAGTGGTAGAGCAGGCTCTCGGCGCACCACACACAGGTCCATTGGCGTAGGCAGCGCAGGGCCGGGTCCGGGGCGTCCCTGCAGCGGCCCCGGCCGTTTTCCGAGGCGCTGAACACCGATCGGCAGTAAACGCAGCGGGACGAGCACGAGGATGATGCTTGCGGGCACGGGCTGTCGTCATCGGGAGAGATGGAGCCCGGGTCCCCGCCCCTCTTACGAGTCCGTGAGCGTGGCGTGGCCAGGGAGGTGTGAATGCAGCACGGCGAAGGGGAGCCTTTGCCGGTCTCCTGGGGGGAGCCGGCCCCTGAGGACCCGCCGGACACAGCGTTGgggatggacatgcaggtgggcGGGGACGAGGACAGGCGCTGAGCCGCTTTGCTTTCCAGGCTCACTGTGACGTCGCAGCCCCCCGTTCCCAGCCCGGACATCTCCTTCTCAAAGCGGACCACGCACAGCTCCGACTTGTCCTGCAGGCTCCCCCCGCTGCTCACCACCACGCCTCCCGTCAGCCCCCCAACCATAGTCCTGGTAGACCCCGCTCGTCGATAGTCTTCATACCCTCTGGACCCCCACAGGTCCTTACAGGGATCCACGCTGCGCAGGTCCCCCTCCTCCAGCAGGGAAAAGGTTGGCGATAGCGGCGACGAGGCAGGGGGCCCGGCGGGTGGGGACGGCGGGGCCGGAGGCGGCGGTGACGGGGGATTCAAGGCGGCAGTCATTTGTGACAGCTGGTGTTGTCCCGGCCTGGCGTGGATCTGCGGAGATGGTGTAGAGTTACAGAGTCAGGAAGAGAACAGCCCGATGTTGGCGTATTTTATATTGCGTCTCAAACTGTATCCAATTTCACCTAAACAGAGGTCACTTTCATCTACATTTCACTTCCTGCGCGACCGCAACAAACGCAGCACTTTCAGGTGTAGAGTTTAGCCTTAATTCCCTTTCCAGGCCCTCGACCCTCTaacacaggggtgtccaaactttttgcaaagcgggccagatttggtgtggtaaaaatgtggggggccgaccttggctgacgt encodes:
- the LOC130916964 gene encoding sprouty-related, EVH1 domain-containing protein 2-like; its protein translation is MEGNVRVRAVVMTRDDSSGGWVPLGGGGLSHVVICKGRSHKRREYVIRGERLRDGAPVLECAVQKGLVYNKVNPIFHHWRVGERKFGLTFQSPADAISFEKGLRAVIDKLDRGSYSPLLSTPEEADTEDDGQASHTGSESSSNSRKEMLPKPITIVTSESSSMYFVRTEEFAFTSGGTTQTPAQIHARPGQHQLSQMTAALNPPSPPPPAPPSPPAGPPASSPLSPTFSLLEEGDLRSVDPCKDLWGSRGYEDYRRAGSTRTMVGGLTGGVVVSSGGSLQDKSELCVVRFEKEMSGLGTGGCDVTVSLESKAAQRLSSSPPTCMSIPNAVSGGSSGAGSPQETGKGSPSPCCIHTSLATPRSRTRKRGGDPGSISPDDDSPCPQASSSCSSRCVYCRSVFSASENGRGRCRDAPDPALRCLRQWTCVWCAESLLYHCMSDSEGEFWEPCSCDDSMGGHPHPLCCARWLALLALSLFVPCMCCYLPLRACLRCGERCGCCGGKHKAVR